A stretch of DNA from Terriglobales bacterium:
CGTTCGAGTGTTTCTCGGAGGCTTGAGCGACGAAGGCGTGCTTTCGCTCAGTGACGACGAAATCCTCGGCACGGTCCGCCGTGAGTTGCGCGAGATGATAAAGCTCGAAGCCGAGCCCCGAACCGAGCGTGTTTATCGGTGGAACAAGTCGATGGCACAGTATGGGCCGGGACATCTCGATCGCGTGAAGCGGATCCGCGAAGCTGTCGCCGCGGCACCAGGTCTTGCTCTGGCGGGAAATGCTTATCAAGGCATCGGCGTGCCGGACTGCATTGCTTCTGGCCTGATCGCCGCCAACTCCCTGCTCGACCAGTTTTCCATTCCAAGACCGGAACTCGGCATCAACTTGCAGCCGGTCGCGACGCGCTAGTCTGCGCCGGCAGTTGCGGGTACCAATTCCTCAACCGGCTTCGGTTTTTGCGCGGGCTTGATCTTGATCGCCGACGACCATTTCTGAGACGGCGATTCCACCCAGCGGTATAACAACTGGGCAGCGGAGAGAGATGCTGCGATGGCCGCGACGTCAAGCGCCAGTAGGTACGATCCCGAATACGGCAGGTGGGACCCGAACTCGATCACCCGCAATCCAATCGGGATGTGCAGCAGGTACAACGAATAGCTGATCTCGCCCAGCCAGTTGCCAATTCGATTTTCGAATGTGACAAAGGCAATCAGCAGGCCCGTCACGGCTGAAGTCGAAGCGACCGGCATACCGATGGGCACCTTCATCAACGCGAACATGGCAGCAATCGAGATCAGCATGCGCCACATGCTGCTGATGCCCATCTTGTATTGGAAAACGAAGATACCGATGAGGAATACCGGCGAGATATGAAAAATGATGTACTCGTTCGGGACAAGTCGATGCCCGAGTAGAACGATCAGCGCACCGGCAATTTGCATCGAAGCGCGCCGGTGCGCAATCAACGGAAACACCAACCCAAGCAGCAGGTACCACTGCAACTCGATACCGAGCGTCCAGTAGACGACGTTGATCCACGGCTTACCGAGCAGGTCGTTCAGGTAGAAGAAGTGCGACAACAACTGCTGCCAGCTAAAGTCGGGTAGTTTCCAGGCAGGAAACAGCGCGAGCGTATAGCCGATCGCGAGCACCACCACCATAGAGACAAGGTAGGGCGGATGCAGGCGTGCAATTCGCTTCCCAAGAAACCGGAAATAGTCCCGGATTGAGTACCGGTATTGG
This window harbors:
- a CDS encoding acyltransferase → MLERPKLKIGIVGALRGFAAFAVCWYHFVSGQDTFLRWSAKYGWLGVHIFFVISGFIIPYSLYQYRYSIRDYFRFLGKRIARLHPPYLVSMVVVLAIGYTLALFPAWKLPDFSWQQLLSHFFYLNDLLGKPWINVVYWTLGIELQWYLLLGLVFPLIAHRRASMQIAGALIVLLGHRLVPNEYIIFHISPVFLIGIFVFQYKMGISSMWRMLISIAAMFALMKVPIGMPVASTSAVTGLLIAFVTFENRIGNWLGEISYSLYLLHIPIGLRVIEFGSHLPYSGSYLLALDVAAIAASLSAAQLLYRWVESPSQKWSSAIKIKPAQKPKPVEELVPATAGAD